Proteins encoded by one window of Nicotiana tabacum cultivar K326 chromosome 10, ASM71507v2, whole genome shotgun sequence:
- the LOC142164973 gene encoding uncharacterized protein LOC142164973 — MTKFFDKWRIKRILSTSYHPAGNGQAESSNKTVLNILKKKLEDSKGLWPELLPKVLWAYRTMSKTSKGEMPYSLVYGTDAFIPVEVGEPILRYPNESGPRNNENKIQDLDEVEERRYMARVTMVAQKQQAERYYNKKAKIRPLKVGDYVLKAKTQAAKDPKEGKLGTNWDGPYKITAAASKVAFQLETMEVKLLQNNWNVAYLKYIHF; from the coding sequence ATGACCAAGTTCTTCGACAAATGGCGCATCAAGCGAATACTCTCCACGTCATACCATCCAGCTGGCAACGGTCAGgcagaatcctccaacaaaacaGTATTGAATATACTAAAGAAGAAACTcgaggactccaagggactgtggccGGAACTGCTACCGAAAGTATTATGGGCCTACCGCACCATGTCGAAGACTAGCAAAGGTGAAATGCCATACTCATTAGTCTACGGGACTGACGCCTTTATACCCGTTGAAGTCGGAGAACCTATCCTAAGATACCCCAACGAAAGTGGACCAAGAAACAACGAAAATAAAATACAGGACCTCGACGAAGTAGAGGAACGAAGATATATGGCTCGTGTAACAATGGTAGCCCAAAAACAACAGGCAGAAAGGTACTACAACAAGAAAGCCAAAATACGTCCGCTCAAAGTCGGAGACTATGtcctcaaggccaaaacacaagcgGCAAAAGACCCAAAAGAAGGAAAATTGGGAACCAACTGGGACGGACCATATAAAATCACAGCGGCGGCAAGCAAAGTggcattccaactagaaacaatggaagtaAAACTGCTACAGAACAACTGGAATGTCGCCTACCTCAAATATATCCACTTCTGA